In one window of Hevea brasiliensis isolate MT/VB/25A 57/8 chromosome 10, ASM3005281v1, whole genome shotgun sequence DNA:
- the LOC110631573 gene encoding fimbrin-2, with translation MSGYVGILVSDPWLQNQFTQVELRSLKSHFMSMRRESGKLTLRDLASRMSRLKVVGENLTEEERASFIQDLYQNLDDEVDFEFFLKVYLKLHAYASARTGSVAKNSSAFLKAATTTLLHTISEPEKASYVAHINNYLGEDDFLKKYLPIDPSTNDLFEIAKDGVLLCKLINVAVPGTIDERAINTKRVLNPWERNENHTLCLNSAKAIGCTVVNIGTQDFIEGRRHLVLGLISQIIKIQLLADLNLKKTPQLVELVDNSKDVEELMSLPPEKILLRWMNFQLKKAGYKKTVTNFSSDVKDAEAYAHLLNVLAPEYSNPSTLAVKDHLERAKLVLEHADRMGCKRYLTAKDIVEGQPNLNLAFVAHIFQHRNGLSSTQTKQMSFLETLPDDTQISREERAFRFWMNSLGNSTYIDNVFEDLRNGWVLLETLDKVSPGIVNWKIANKPPIKLPFRKVENCNQVVKIGKQLKFSLVNIAGNDIVQGNKKLILAYLWQLMRCNILQLLKNLRFHSHGREITDADILKWANTKVRDAGSQSRMDSFKDKSLSDGIFFLELLSAVQPRAVNWSLVTKGITDEEKRMNATYIISIARKLGCSIFLLPEDITEVNQKMILTLTASIMYWFLKQPLEEKPNGTSDSETISNSTVDDYASESSLEENGNL, from the exons ATGTCAGGTTACGTTGGGATTCTGGTATCTGATCCATGGCTCCAAAACCAGTTCACTCAGGTCGAGCTTCGCAGCTTAAAGTCTCAC TTTATGAGCATGAGAAGGGAGAGCGGGAAGCTCACGCTCAGAGACTTGGCTTCTAGGATGTCCAGGTTGAAAGTAGTGGGAGAGAATCTGACGGAGGAAGAGAGAGCTTCTTTTATTCAAGATTTGTATCAAAATCTCGACGATGAGGTCGATTTCGAGTTCTTTTTGAAG GTGTATTTGAAACTTCATGCATATGCAAGTGCAAGAACAGGAAGTGTTGCAAAGAACTCATCAGCATTCCTTAAAGCCGCGACCACTACATTGCTTCACACCATCAGTGAACCCGAGAAGGCATCCTATGTTGCTCATATCAATAATTACCTAGGAGAAGATGACTTCTTAAAGAAATACCTCCCCATTGATCCTTCGACCAATGATCTCTTTGAGATTGCAAAGGATGGAGTCCTTCTTTG CAAGCTTATCAATGTGGCAGTGCCTGGTACAATTGATGAGAGGGCTATTAATACAAAGAGAGTGCTCAATCCATGGGAAAGGAATGAAAACCATACACTCTGTCTCAACTCTGCTAAGGCTATTGGATGTACTGTAGTCAATATTGGGACCCAAGACTTCATTGAAGGAAGG CGCCATCTTGTGCTTGGATTGATTTCTCAGATCATTAAG ATACAACTCTTGGCAGACCTCAATCTGAAGAAAACACCTCAGCTGGTGGAGTTAGTTGATAACAGTAAG GATGTGGAAGAGTTGATGAGTCTACCACCAGAGAAGATCTTATTAAGATGGATGAATTTCCAGTTGAAGAAAGCTGGATACAAGAAAACAGTCACAAACTTTTCTTCTGATGTGAAG GATGCGGAGGCTTATGCTCACCTTTTAAATGTTCTTGCACCCGAGTATAGTAATCCATCTACATTGGCCGTGAAAGATCATCTGGAAAGAGCAAAGTTAGTTCTTGAACATGCAGATAGAATGGGTTGCAAGAGATATTTAACTGCAAAGGACATTGTTGAAGGTCAACCAAATCTCAACCTAGCCTTTGTTGCACATATTTTCCAGCATAG GAATGGGCTGTCGTCAACCCAAACTAAACAGATGTCTTTTCTTGAGACACTACCTGATGACACACAAATCTCTAGAGAGGAAAGAGCATTTCGATTTTGGATGAATAGTCTTGGCAATTCAACCTATATTGACAACGTCTTTGAAGATCTCAGGAATGG GTGGGTGCTTCTAGAGACCCTGGACAAGGTGTCACCAGGGATTGTTAATTGGAAGATTGCAAATAAGCCTCCAATCAAGTTGCCATTCAGAAAAGTAGAAAACTGTAATCAAGTTGtaaaaattggaaaacagttaaaATTTTCCCTGGTTAACATTGCTGGGAATGACATCGTGCAAGGAAATAAAAAACTAATATTAG CTTATCTGTGGCAGTTAATGAGATGTAACATCCTCCAACTTCTAAAGAATTTGAGATTCCACTCTCATGGAAGAGAAATCACCGATGCTGATATTTTAAAATGGGCCAACACCAAAGTGCGTGATGCAGGAAGTCAGAGTCGCATGGACAGTTTTAAG GATAAAAGTTTGTCAGATGGCATTTTTTTTCTTGAGCTTCTCAGCGCTGTTCAGCCTAGAGCAGTAAATTGGAGTCTTGTCACAAAAGGAATAACTG ATGAGGAGAAAAGGATGAATGCCACCTATATCATAAGCATCGCAAGGAAGCTAGGATGCTCAATATTTTTGCTTCCTGAAGACATAACAGAG GTGAATCAAAAGATGATCCTTACATTGACAGCAAGCATCATGTATTGGTTCTTGAAACAACCTCTTGAAGAGAAACCAAATGGAACTTCAGATAGTGAGACCATCTCAAATTCAACAGTGGATGATTATGCCTCAGAGTCATCGTTAGAAGAGAATGGGAATCTGTAA